GCCGTCTCTTTAACTGTGCTGTAGAAAGGTAGATATGCTCACATCTCCTCTCAAGCCTGTCCTGCAGTCTGTAGGTTTCTGCATTTGTTTAAAGActgttttttaagtaaaataaGCATTTGCTTATTTTGTCCTTACAAGTTATGTGTTTTTTATATTCTAAGAGGAAAAAATCTTACGGGAGACGCTgacaaaagattaaaaaaaactttgcaaGTGCTGTTTTTCCAAATGTTGTTTGAATACtcaatttttaaaaataaaatcacaaaatacTCCCCCATGTGGAAAATACTACTttattgttttagttttttattaGACCATGTAACGTTTTACGTTCTACTGGTAATAAATACATGTCAGTGACGTATGAGCACATTCACTAAAatccagatttaaaaaaaaaaaaaaaaaagatgccggAACAAGTTGAGGTGCGTTTGGTTGTTGAATGGTTCAGCTGCAGGCCTGGGGTCGTTCTCAAACTTCCGGATTCCTCTTGTAGACCTCATAAGCAAACTCCTCACTGTGTGCATAGTCTTTGCAGACTCCAATGAAGTCGATCTCGAGTTGGAATGGACCATCCGCTTTGTCTCCCAAGGTAAACCCAACAGTGTTAATCTGTAAAAACATAGTATCGTGGACTGATGATGCACATTATCGCAAAATATATCTGCATCCCGCAGTTGCCGGTTGAAAACATCTGGGTACACGTACAAGCACTTAAATCTGTTAATGTGTTTTATGCCAATTCTGCGTGATTTGAGAGTACCTTGTCGAGCCAGAGGGGATGCTGGTCGTCTTGTATTCTCCCTCGATGTGTGAGAAAGAACTTGGAGAACGGTATCTGCAAAGGAGACTCGGGTCAGTTCATCACTCCAGATCCTTTATCTAAAAGAGCACCGAATGTTCTAAGGTTGTTCAAAAGCCAGCAATATTTGGTCGGCATGTTTCATGGCTGCTCTCAGCAGAACCTTTAGGAAAAGACTCGTCAAACATTTGCTGGAATTTAAACCTTTTTCGTTCACCTTTACGTCTTGCCAGTAGGGTCCCCCTCTGGTGTACAGGAAGTAATTGTATATGTCGTCTCTCTGGTGGGAGAAGtacgtttctgctgcaatgttGATCATCCATGGGCGGCCATCACCGCGAATCCGCAAGTGGACGGTGTTAAAACTGGACCAATCATGGTGCTTTTTTCTATCGAATGAAGCCTgggaatgacaaaaaaaaaaaggtttggggGTTAACTGTAAGCTTAGATCTGGCAGCCATCTAACTGCCTCCGATACCAAAATAAGAACAGCAGGAAATTTCCAGACCAAAAACTTTGTCAGGTGGAGTAGTTTTGAAGCCTTCATCAAATTAATTATTCAGATTTTATCCTGCATACCACTTATCATCTAAGCCAGACAAATGACTGAGTGATCGTTTGTGCAACAGAAAAAGCAGAAGTGAGCAGAGCACTAACCAGTGGTTGCTTTGAGCGCATTGTGCAGTATCCACTATAGCGTGTTTCTCCGTCTTTTGGGGGACTTGATCTTAGAGTCCCATACAGAAAACAGGTATTGTTGTTCTTTCCAAGCTTGAGGTAAACTTCACTTTGGCCTCCTATCTCTTTATCACAGGACACCGTCCAATCCTTCAGGCTCTCAGGACCTCTGAATTCCCACATTACCCTATTCTGCTCCAACATGTGGTCAATGATCGGTTTGCCCTCCGGGCCAACCCATCGTCCAAGAAACTCATTTTTCAGTAGTGCGAAGTGCTTCTTTATCCCTTCCAAACCCTTTGATAAGTTGAAGTTGATCTTCTGCCATGGGAACTTGTCCTCTCTTGGTTTGCCGGGCCGTCGGTATCCGCTCTGGATCAAAGATCTTCTGGGCACAGTGAGAGGAATGATGGAGgggaggaggtggtgggtgGAGCTCAGCAGCCTCAGAGCAGGGAGACGTGTGATCTTCGATAGGGACATTTCAGTGCTGATCTGGAGGATTCACTGCTGGGGTGCATCACAAAGGAAAAGCAGCTCTGTTACACTTGTGATACAGGGAGATAAGGATAATTAAGACTGAGTTTCTCTGTTTTAGAACAGCATTGACAAGATGTGGCAAATCTTAATATGAAGGAATACAGCCCCATAGTAAGGCAGTATATTGCTGAAATAAACATGGCCTCGACATATGCGGTGCCTTCAGACATGGGAAAAACCTTTGCAAATTGCACCGAAGCagattacattacggtcattttgcagacgcttttatccaaagcgacttacaataagtgtgttccacatcggtaggcaaaagaacttcaggtcacaagaaatcataagtgcatttccttccaaaaccaaacagctaagagcataactagtgctagagtaagtgcggtaagttaggtacctagacaaatgggaagacgatttaggaaacaaataagtgtgtaaggagctaggacgaaacaggtgatgtcctaagagggcggatctgggtagtgtttcctgaagagatgggttttcagactggtgcgaaagatgggcagcgactcacaGATGGAGCTGTGTGTTGATGACGAGCCATACGGCCCAGCTCCTCTTAGCCTTTAGCCATGCTTtccaaaaagatttttaaaatgtgattaatcaaaCACTTttcaatcagttgttgcctctttttca
This region of Odontesthes bonariensis isolate fOdoBon6 chromosome 17, fOdoBon6.hap1, whole genome shotgun sequence genomic DNA includes:
- the ndufaf1 gene encoding complex I intermediate-associated protein 30, mitochondrial; this encodes MSLSKITRLPALRLLSSTHHLLPSIIPLTVPRRSLIQSGYRRPGKPREDKFPWQKINFNLSKGLEGIKKHFALLKNEFLGRWVGPEGKPIIDHMLEQNRVMWEFRGPESLKDWTVSCDKEIGGQSEVYLKLGKNNNTCFLYGTLRSSPPKDGETRYSGYCTMRSKQPLASFDRKKHHDWSSFNTVHLRIRGDGRPWMINIAAETYFSHQRDDIYNYFLYTRGGPYWQDVKIPFSKFFLTHRGRIQDDQHPLWLDKINTVGFTLGDKADGPFQLEIDFIGVCKDYAHSEEFAYEVYKRNPEV